attgaacctgggtcctctgggaaaaGAGCCGTCTTCTCTGGTTTAGTTTCTTTCcagttatatgtatatgtgtgggtttgTGTTGGTTAGGTCACAAAACTGGTACTGCACACACAGGTGCCGGAAGACTCCAGAAGATGGTGTTgtattccctggagctggagacagggtcttctgtgagagcagtGAGCCCTTCcaaccactggaccatctctccagcccctacctcctagggggttttatttatttatttatttatttatttatttatttatttatttatttatttttagtttaattttagtttttgccGTTAGCAGTGACAGACAGTGAAGACTCAGGTCTTAGACTGTTAAGCTTACACCACTAAATGACATCCTCTGTCCCGTTCTGTAAGTGATTGTGACCCAGGAGTTTCAAATCTACAGCTGTGGCTCCGTGGGGAAATCGGCCACCTGGCGCACATGAGGCTCTGTGCTGGTTTCTGGCGTCGTGGTGCGGGCCTAGGACTTCGGAAGTGGCGGCAGGGTGCTGAGGGACTTAAGGCCTGCTCTGGATACAGGGGACCTCCATTTCAAAAACAAGAAAGTGTGTATATTACAGAAGTTAACACACCATTGTCTCACACAATTCAGGGGTCTCAGGGTTCATCCCAAGCACCTCACGCCTGTTGTCACAGCACTGGGGTGCAGGCACAAGAACCAAGAGTTTATGGCCATCCTCTGATCCAGAGTGAGTTGCGGGTCAGGGTAGGGTACATTGAACCCTGTCTCTATAAATGAATGCGTACAGCCCGACCCCCCTGGGGAGGCTGTATATATTAGTGGCCTCAGCGGAGGACAGCATGGATCAAACAGTCACCTGCTGGGAGGCCAGGGAGGGGGCTCAACTGTGGGAGATGCCATGTGTATATGAGGCTTGCAGAGGACACTCTGGGTAAGGTTCTGGCAGTGTAGTTCAGAGGCTGGTATCTTGGTGCTCTGTGCAGTGCAAGTCCACGGGCTGTCTACAAACTGCATGGTCCCACTGGGCAACCAAACAGACCAGTGGATGAACTGGACCCAAAGGGAAGGGTCTTATGCGGAATCAGCCCCAACTCAGGGCTTGAGCTGCATCCCGAGCCTTCCAGTGATGAtgacaggcttggtggcagggaCCTTTTCCCACTCCCTGACCTCAGACTCTAAGAGGTCAGCCTGCCTTTGCccgccaagtgctgggattctaggtagcttaggctggttttgtttgtagttgttgttttgagacagtttctctaggcagtcctggctgtctcggactcagacatcctcctgcctctacctctcaagtgctggggttaaagatgagTGTCAGCATGCCTGGCCTGTGAAGCTGGTTTTGAACTCGAAGCAgccctcctgactcagcctcccaagtacggGGTGGGGATTATGCAGGACCTCCTGCCCTGCAAGGTCGCGGGAGCATCGTAGGCCCTTGACTGACATCAGCGTGGGGTGCGATGGGGACGATTCTCAAAGGCTGAGTCACCAGCAGAGTCTGACAGCCTTGCTCTATTGTGCCAGGATCCCCACGGCCAGCATGTGGGGCACTGTGGGTGCCGTGGGACTGGTGTGGGCCACGGATTGGCGGCTGATCCTCGACTGGGTGCCTTACATCAACGGCAAGTTTAAGAAGGACGATTAGGCAGCCCCTCCTCCACCACTGGCCTCGATGGTGAGTCTCAGTGTTGGCCTGACTACAATGGGTTGGGCATTCTGGGGTGGCCTGGACCTTAAACAGGGATTCCCATACCCAGGATTCTGGGTGCTCCCTTGGCTAGTGGGATGGCCAGGAGCCTTGCTCCTGGGTAGGATATAGACACCCCATTGTACAGATGGGGAGCTGAAGCTCTCCCTTGCCACAGGCCTCTTGGGACACCTTGCATGCTGGAGGTGTGCAACaccatttcccccccccccccaaagccacACCACGCTGGCTGTTTTGCTAATGTTGGTAGCTTGTTGCCCAGAATACAGTCCTATTTAGACTACccgacttgtgtgtgtgtacgccCTTGTacacatatggaggccagagaccaAGGTGGGGAGCCTTCCCCTGTCTCTACTATCACCTTTAAGCAAGATCTGTCATTGAATCAGAGATGTGCCACTTTGCTTTGGTTCTGGCTAACCAGCACCTTCCCAGGGCCTGCCTGTCTCTTACCACCTTGTCCCTGAAGTGCTTGGCTTTTATTTGGTACAGGAACTCAGTTCCTGGTCCTTTCACAGCAGGCTCTTACCGACTGTGTCTGTAGCTTGTCCACtttgtgttttaagatttatttttgtgtgtgtctgtgtgtgtttttgaggGGATGCACCTGCAGTACTCACAGACGCCACAAGGGGGCACCAGACCTGAAGTCACTGGTGGTTGCGAGCTGCtgggtgtggttgctgggaactgaacccaggtcctctgcccaAACAGCTGTACGTACTGCTGAGTCTCCTCTCCAAACCCATCCACACAGGTCTCCTGTTGAACTTGGAGCTTGTGGATTGACTAGACTGGCCAGTGAGGCGCCTGGCTTTCTGCATGTCTGGGGGCAGCGGCAGATGGAACTCATTCCCTACCTGCTGATTGCTCCCCCAATCCTCTCaccccattttacagacaagTGCCTTGCAGTCTGTCTCTGTTGGCATCagtcccagagctcaggaggccCTGGGCTGCCCCAGCTGGTTCTCCGTGTGCTTAGCTCTCGCTTTGTCCCCTCCCCCAGGTATCCAGCTCCAAGGCCTTGGAAACAGCGCAGTCCTGTGGAGGGTGCTGAGGAAGGCTGCAGCGGTCACTCAGGAGCTTCCGCACTGATGGACACTGGGGCTACTTGACGGGTGCGGCATTAAACCTTGTCCTCCCACCTCGGATGCCTGGCTCCCTCCTCGTCTTCCTCAAGGCTTTCCGAGCTCAAGGATCCTCTCCGCTCCCAGCACTTGCACACCTGGGAGAGTCTTTAATGGGAGCAGAAACCCTTATTGCTTTGAAGTGTTTTCTGGATGGAAACTGCACATTGTGTTCTCTGCAGCTGGTCTGATAAGTCACTCTCAGCCCCTACTGGCAAGCCATACCCAGCTAGAGCAGGGCTTCTTCcttcctggttttgtgtgttcCCAAGACAaggtcttatatagcccaggctagcctcaaactcagtaagTCTAGGTAAATATAGGTAAGTCTGACCTTaaacttctcatcctcctgcccctgtggttttttgtttgtttgtttgtttctagacagggtttcctctgtgtagccctggctgccctggaactcactctgtagaccgggctggcctcgaacacagaaatccatctgcctctgcctcccaagtactgggattaaaggcgtgcgccaccactgcctggcttgcccccgtgtcttagtcagggtttctattcctgcacaaacatcatgaccaagaaacaagttggggaggaaagggtttattcagcttacacttccacactgctgttcatcaccaaaggaagtcaggactggagctcaagcaggtcaggaagcaggagctgatgcagaggccatggagggatgtttcttactggcttgcttccctggcttgctcagcctgctctcttatagaacccaagactaccagcccagggatggcaccacccacaaggggccctccccccttgatcactaattgagaaaatgccccacagctggatctcatggaggcacttccccaactgaagttcccttctctgtgataacgccaGCCTGTGTCGAGTTAACACACAGCCAGTAcaccctgtctcccaagtgtgaGGGTTGCAGCTGTGCACTGCCACACCTGGTGCTCATGGTGCCAAGGATGGCCCCTGGAGCTTCACATATGCTAAGGTGAACCACAGCCAGCCCTTTGGTAAAACTGCTGTCACCCATCTCGGCACAGACATCGCAGTGCTTTATAACCTGGTACAATCAGATTCCCACGAGTCCAGACAATGTGGACTAAGAGATTTCTTGTCTCAAGAAATTCTGGGTACTTCCGAGCACTCTGACGTCAAGTCAAAAGGACcgggagttccaggtcatcctctGATATCTgcagaggccagcctaggctacttaaGACcgggtctcaaaacaaaaaaataacaacacaGAAGAGGTTAGGGATATCTCAGGGGTTACGAGCTCTTATTCTTTCAAGGACTCGGGTCTGATTCCAAGCACCTACATAGTGTCTCCagtcagtcccaggggatcccaTATCTGCTTCTGGCCTTCATGAGCATCAGGCATATACGATGAACAGACAGACATGTAAGCTAAATACTCATTTATCTTTACCAAACAAAAAGCCCTAGGCCCCGGGGTGCAGGCCTGACaccccatttcctccagatgccCAAGCTAGAGACAGGCAAGCAGTTATGGTTGGTTGGAACCATTTAGTGAGTGGGGCCTCTGACCTGAaggtgggcagccctgtcttcccacacttggaaggctgaggtaggTCAGGAGTGGGGCAGCCTGGGGGCACACACAGCTCAGTACAACTCTTGCCATCTGTGGTTAGGTTTCCACtggtgaagagacactgtgaccaatgcaactcttataaggacgacATTTAATTTAAGGAGCTGGCTTAcgggttcagtccactatcaaggcaggaagcatggcagcatccaggcaggtgccgtgccagagaagcagctgagagtttacatcttgatcagaagtcgggcagctaggaggagggtctctcaaAGACACCCCTCAGGTGACACTcttcctccgacaaggccacacttcataatagtgccactcttCGGGACAACCATATTCAAGCCACTGTTCGGTGACTTGTGAGCTCAGGCTCCGACCTATTCACACAGGAGGTTAACTCGGGGAAGTTGTAAAGGTTGGAAACGGCTTGGGACAGAGCACCTTTACCATGTGTGAGGCTCTGTCCATCCCCAGCACCTCGCCACCACCCAGCACCATCCCAGCCACACAGCAAGGCCACTTGAAACCCTTATTactctaaaataaaaatggaggaagacagtTCAGCAACTGACTTGGCAAACATGCACGAGAACACGAACCCCTTCCCTGGAAGCTGGATATCCGAGACGTCCTTCCCGGCCAGCCCAGATGAAGCAGTAAGCTACAAGCTGAGAGGCTTGGTCTGGGGTTTTGAATGGTAAGATTTACAGAGGAATGAAAACCCCAATGTCAACTTTCTGCTGCTGTTCCCACatgcaaaactctcagtcaccaagCCTGGTGTGCTAGTggctgcctttaatcccagcacccgggaggcaggggcaggaggatccctatgagttcaaggccaggaaaagctacaaagtgagaccctggctcaaaacaaaacatgctggggtggtggtggcgcaggcctttaatcccagcacttgggaggcagaggcaggtggatttctgagtttgaggctaacctggtctacagagtgagttccaggactgccagggctacacagagaaatcgtgtttcgaaaaactggaaaaaaaataacaaaaccctAATCCTGGCCTTGGTGACAGTTCATAAGTACTGCAGCTTACTGGTTGAAGGAAAAGCAACTGAGTGGCCCGTTGTTCCTCTGTGTCCCCTGACCTTCTTCATTGTGATCTGATCTGGGGACCCAGGTCCTAGCTTATACAGTTTCTGAGCTCCAAAAGTCGCAGGCAAGACAAAGATCTTTAAATGTGTTGTGATTTCACCCGATGACCCCTTGGCCGCACTCCCTGACAGGAAGTCCCCTTTCAGAGAGAGGTCCTCCAGGTAGTATAAAGGGAGCTTGACTGACAAGGCAGTTGGCCTTCAGACGTGCTCTCTGAGTAGGTCTGGCTGGGCCTGCGGTTCAAAGCAGCCAGCGGTACCTAGCAGGAGTAAGTGACCCCCCAGCTCCCTGTCCTCACCGCTGCGGTGGACAAGGGCCATGGTGATAGTGACCCCTACGCTGACTTAGAAACGCTGAAACCAGGATTGGTTTTCTTCTCATGCTGGAACCAGTAaattccaggctggtcttgaacggATCGATCCTCCTTCCTCCACTATCCCAGTGCTGAGGTGACAAGCCACTATTCC
The sequence above is drawn from the Apodemus sylvaticus chromosome 20, mApoSyl1.1, whole genome shotgun sequence genome and encodes:
- the LOC127670483 gene encoding cytochrome b-c1 complex subunit 10, with protein sequence MLSRFLGPRYRELAKNWIPTASMWGTVGAVGLVWATDWRLILDWVPYINGKFKKDD